The proteins below come from a single Methanobacterium petrolearium genomic window:
- the lonB gene encoding ATP-dependent protease LonB produces the protein MANNNPNSELSHDETLKISTYKSSGDIDVPDKIIDQIIGQKEAVETVKKAAKQRRNVLLIGEPGVGKSMLAKAMAELLPPEELQDILVYPNMEDSHNPLIGVMPAGEGKNVVTNYKIKAKGQEERKNMFMIAIISLILVIGFVMNQPLAAIIAAGIVFLAIQQMKPRSSVMVPKLLINNERKNMAPFVDATGAHAGALLGDVRHDPYQSGGLGTPAHERVEPGMIHKANKGVLYVDEIGSMVMKTQQELLTAMQEKKYQITGQSETSSGAMVRSQEVPCDFVLVASGNLHVLEGMHPALRSRIRGYGYEVFMKDTMKDTTENRDKLVQFVAQEVKKDGRIPHFSSEAVAEIVHEAQRRAGKKDSLTLKLRDLGGLVRAAGDIAKGEKADAVTVKHVLSAKKLARTLEQQIADRYIVQKKRYRVFKSEGGEVGKVNGLAIIGDRSGIIMPIAAEAAPAQSKDEGKIIATGKLGEIAKEAVQNVSALIKKHTGTDISNYDIHIQFLQSYEGVEGDSASVSVATAVVSALENIPVDQSVALTGSLSIRGDVLPVGGVTGKIEAAAEAGIRKVLIPKSNMEDVLIEEHYREKIEIVPVETLSEVLEHSLLGKGKKGLMDKMQKITDMVPTGILHKPTTN, from the coding sequence ATGGCAAATAATAACCCAAATTCTGAGCTTTCTCATGATGAAACTCTCAAAATTAGTACTTACAAATCTTCAGGAGACATAGATGTCCCTGATAAGATTATAGATCAGATAATTGGCCAGAAAGAGGCTGTGGAAACAGTTAAAAAAGCAGCAAAGCAGCGCCGTAATGTTCTCTTAATCGGTGAACCCGGTGTGGGAAAATCCATGCTAGCCAAGGCAATGGCTGAATTGCTCCCCCCTGAGGAATTACAGGATATATTGGTATATCCTAATATGGAGGACAGTCACAATCCCTTAATCGGAGTAATGCCTGCTGGTGAAGGAAAAAATGTAGTGACCAACTACAAAATCAAGGCAAAAGGACAGGAAGAACGCAAAAACATGTTCATGATTGCCATCATCAGCCTTATCCTGGTGATTGGTTTTGTAATGAACCAACCCCTGGCAGCAATAATAGCCGCAGGTATTGTATTCCTGGCAATACAGCAGATGAAACCGCGCAGTTCAGTGATGGTTCCTAAACTTTTAATAAATAATGAAAGAAAAAACATGGCCCCATTTGTGGATGCCACTGGAGCTCATGCTGGAGCCCTTTTAGGTGATGTTAGACATGATCCTTACCAGTCTGGTGGACTGGGAACCCCTGCCCACGAAAGAGTGGAACCAGGAATGATCCACAAAGCCAATAAAGGAGTACTCTACGTTGACGAAATTGGATCTATGGTTATGAAAACCCAACAAGAGCTCCTAACTGCCATGCAGGAGAAAAAATATCAGATAACTGGGCAGAGTGAAACCAGCAGTGGAGCAATGGTTCGTTCCCAGGAAGTCCCATGTGATTTCGTACTAGTTGCTTCCGGAAACCTGCATGTTCTGGAAGGAATGCACCCTGCACTCAGAAGCAGAATACGTGGTTATGGTTACGAAGTTTTCATGAAAGACACCATGAAAGACACCACGGAAAACCGTGATAAACTGGTCCAATTCGTGGCCCAAGAAGTTAAAAAAGATGGTAGAATACCTCATTTCAGTAGTGAAGCTGTTGCTGAAATAGTACACGAAGCCCAGCGCAGAGCCGGTAAAAAAGATTCATTAACCCTCAAATTAAGGGATCTCGGGGGTTTAGTAAGAGCTGCCGGTGACATAGCAAAGGGTGAAAAAGCAGATGCCGTCACAGTAAAACATGTTCTAAGCGCTAAAAAACTGGCAAGGACGTTAGAACAACAAATCGCTGATAGATACATTGTCCAGAAAAAACGTTATAGAGTATTCAAGTCCGAAGGTGGTGAAGTTGGAAAAGTCAATGGATTAGCCATTATCGGAGATCGTAGTGGCATTATAATGCCAATCGCTGCTGAAGCAGCACCTGCACAGAGTAAAGATGAAGGTAAAATCATTGCCACTGGAAAACTGGGAGAGATTGCTAAAGAAGCAGTACAAAACGTAAGTGCCCTGATAAAGAAACATACTGGAACTGATATATCCAACTATGATATTCACATACAGTTCCTCCAATCCTATGAAGGAGTTGAAGGAGATAGTGCCAGTGTATCTGTGGCAACTGCAGTTGTATCCGCACTGGAAAACATACCTGTTGACCAATCAGTAGCCCTTACAGGATCTTTAAGCATTCGGGGCGATGTGCTCCCTGTTGGAGGAGTCACTGGCAAAATCGAAGCTGCAGCAGAAGCAGGAATACGCAAAGTCTTAATTCCTAAATCTAACATGGAAGATGTCCTGATAGAGGAACACTACCGTGAAAAGATTGAAATCGTACCTGTAGAAACTCTGAGTGAAGTTTTAGAGCATTCACTTCTCGGAAAAGGTAAAAAAGGTCTCATGGACAAGATGCAGAAAATCACGGACATGGTACCTACGGGAATACTCCATAAACCTACAACCAACTAA
- the nikR gene encoding nickel-responsive transcriptional regulator NikR, whose product MRISMSLPKKLLNEFDEVLKDRGYQSRSKGIRDALKDYIVRYQWMKEMEGDRIGIIAVIYDHHYTGVMEDLTDIQHDFREYINAVMHVHMTEKYCLEVIVVKGDVKYIRDLTEKIMRLKGVEHVKLTSTASGPK is encoded by the coding sequence ATGCGAATAAGCATGTCACTGCCAAAAAAATTGTTGAATGAGTTCGATGAAGTATTGAAAGACAGAGGATACCAATCTAGATCCAAAGGTATTAGAGATGCACTAAAGGATTATATCGTCCGTTATCAATGGATGAAAGAGATGGAAGGTGACCGAATAGGTATCATTGCTGTAATTTATGACCATCACTACACTGGAGTTATGGAAGACCTTACTGACATACAGCATGACTTCCGAGAATATATTAACGCCGTTATGCACGTTCACATGACGGAAAAATACTGTTTAGAGGTAATAGTTGTTAAAGGAGACGTTAAATACATCCGAGACCTCACTGAAAAGATAATGAGACTTAAAGGTGTAGAACACGTTAAATTAACCAGTACCGCTAGTGGACCGAAGTAA
- a CDS encoding potassium channel family protein, whose amino-acid sequence MYVVIMGAGRVGLTLANYLVTSGNDVTVIESNNGLCSEAAANLDALIICGNGTNTKTLEDANISDADVFVAATGFDEANLLSCILVKDYDVSKIIARVSNPDHEEAFKKVGIDYVISPELTAAGYLEKLINRPKIADLIVVGKGNAELLDISIQNSRVVGKCVGDLSPTDDYIIAAIHQNGEMRIPHDDWVLKKDEKISVLVKTTAVKKVTSVFI is encoded by the coding sequence ATGTACGTAGTGATAATGGGTGCTGGAAGAGTTGGTTTGACTCTGGCTAACTATTTAGTGACATCTGGAAATGATGTAACTGTTATAGAGTCCAACAATGGATTATGCAGTGAAGCAGCAGCGAATTTAGATGCTTTAATAATCTGTGGTAACGGCACCAATACAAAGACATTAGAAGATGCCAACATCTCTGATGCTGATGTTTTTGTGGCTGCCACTGGTTTTGATGAGGCTAATCTACTTTCATGCATCCTGGTAAAAGATTATGATGTATCCAAGATTATAGCAAGGGTAAGCAACCCTGATCATGAAGAAGCATTTAAAAAAGTAGGCATTGATTACGTTATCAGTCCAGAACTCACAGCAGCGGGATATCTTGAAAAACTAATTAACCGTCCAAAAATTGCTGATTTAATTGTTGTAGGTAAGGGAAATGCTGAATTGCTGGACATAAGTATTCAGAATTCAAGAGTTGTTGGAAAATGTGTTGGTGATCTGAGTCCTACTGATGACTACATAATTGCTGCAATTCATCAAAACGGTGAGATGCGCATCCCTCATGATGATTGGGTGTTGAAAAAGGATGAAAAGATATCGGTACTGGTGAAAACCACCGCAGTTAAAAAAGTTACTTCTGTTTTTATTTAA
- a CDS encoding CBS domain-containing protein → MKVEDAMNKGVISINVDTPPTEAFQKMYREGVRRLFVMDDAGEPMGVVSYSDIIGVLGTIKPSAKDAVSLQITDIMSEEVITISANNGIEDAANLMLRADISGLLVLEDDKPVGVITKTDICRMVAAELLVPV, encoded by the coding sequence ATGAAAGTTGAAGATGCCATGAATAAGGGTGTTATAAGCATTAATGTAGATACTCCTCCAACAGAAGCCTTTCAAAAGATGTATAGGGAAGGGGTGAGAAGACTTTTTGTGATGGATGATGCAGGAGAACCTATGGGTGTAGTTTCCTATTCAGATATTATTGGAGTTCTTGGAACCATTAAACCTTCGGCTAAAGATGCTGTTTCCCTTCAGATCACGGATATAATGTCTGAGGAGGTTATAACCATTTCTGCAAATAACGGTATAGAAGATGCTGCAAATCTTATGTTAAGAGCGGACATATCTGGTTTATTGGTTTTGGAGGATGATAAACCGGTGGGAGTTATTACAAAGACAGATATATGTCGTATGGTGGCTGCAGAACTTTTAGTTCCGGTTTAA
- a CDS encoding glycosyltransferase family 4 protein, which produces MNNTYNLILALVITFLATVFFTYFVRKILLDADVTDKPIVTEHKHKTGTPTMGGLAILLGAALAASVYCNEKNLILTVLIMLAAGIVGLLDDLLGLKIKEVQKVACNISTQPVTIGRLTLEPGEEARVATKKARNDLPTLLEQGKVEITGETPIKSEGTERNKIIAQIVIGVFLVATGAVSSMVLGFEIGLFIIPVVIFGIVGSINSVNLIDGMDGLAAGILTIASASCVIFSMLQGNFGAALPFTILTSVSIGFLVFNRYPASIIMGDTGSFALGAGYLTAGFLGDIIYFTVIALAIPIISVIISLMHRAHIIKLPVEPLHHTLNYKGLSEKKIVALYWSMTLIICLVAILIYQFLW; this is translated from the coding sequence TTGAACAATACATATAATCTGATTTTAGCATTGGTTATAACATTTTTAGCTACAGTATTCTTTACATACTTTGTTCGGAAGATATTATTAGATGCAGATGTAACTGACAAACCCATTGTAACTGAACACAAACATAAAACAGGCACCCCAACCATGGGTGGCTTAGCCATCCTTTTAGGTGCTGCACTGGCTGCTTCAGTGTATTGTAACGAAAAAAATCTTATTTTAACCGTGTTGATCATGTTAGCCGCAGGTATTGTTGGTTTACTGGATGATTTACTGGGATTGAAGATCAAGGAAGTGCAGAAAGTAGCCTGCAACATCAGCACACAACCAGTAACAATTGGCCGTTTAACCCTGGAACCCGGAGAAGAAGCCCGTGTAGCAACCAAAAAAGCTAGAAACGATTTACCAACATTGTTAGAACAGGGTAAAGTTGAAATCACTGGTGAAACTCCCATAAAAAGCGAAGGAACTGAAAGGAATAAAATAATCGCCCAGATTGTAATTGGTGTTTTCCTGGTAGCCACTGGTGCTGTTAGTAGCATGGTTTTAGGATTTGAAATAGGCCTCTTCATCATACCAGTAGTTATATTTGGCATTGTAGGATCTATTAACTCAGTGAACCTTATTGATGGAATGGATGGTCTAGCAGCAGGAATATTAACCATTGCATCAGCTTCGTGCGTCATTTTTTCAATGCTTCAGGGAAATTTTGGTGCTGCTCTCCCATTTACAATTTTAACCAGTGTTTCTATTGGTTTTCTGGTTTTCAACCGTTATCCTGCCAGTATTATTATGGGTGATACTGGATCATTTGCCCTGGGTGCAGGATACCTCACTGCCGGTTTTTTAGGAGATATTATTTACTTCACAGTTATAGCTTTAGCTATACCCATAATTTCCGTGATTATCAGTCTCATGCACCGTGCACACATCATAAAACTCCCAGTTGAACCACTTCATCATACTTTAAATTATAAAGGACTGTCTGAAAAAAAGATAGTGGCTCTCTACTGGTCAATGACATTAATAATCTGCCTAGTTGCCATTTTAATTTATCAATTCCTATGGTAA
- the hycI gene encoding hydrogenase maturation peptidase HycI — MKQFLEDHRKIVIMGIGNEMRGDDSIGSVLAQEMSKSFIENENITIIDGKTVPENFTGTIKRETPSHIILLDAVEMNKKPGKIKLVNKEEIENYNISTHAMPLSFLIKYLESTSSAKIILLGIQPKNMDLTNEMSPEVQTSANYILKLFHALLK; from the coding sequence TTGAAACAATTCCTTGAAGATCATCGTAAGATAGTCATAATGGGAATTGGTAATGAAATGAGGGGTGATGATTCCATAGGGTCTGTTCTTGCCCAGGAAATGTCAAAATCATTCATTGAAAATGAAAACATTACAATCATTGATGGGAAAACTGTTCCTGAAAATTTCACTGGCACCATAAAAAGAGAAACCCCCAGCCATATTATCCTCTTAGATGCAGTGGAAATGAATAAAAAGCCAGGAAAGATTAAACTGGTTAACAAAGAGGAAATCGAAAACTACAACATTTCAACCCATGCCATGCCATTATCCTTTCTAATTAAATACCTTGAATCAACATCATCTGCGAAAATAATTCTTCTGGGAATACAACCTAAAAATATGGATTTAACCAATGAAATGTCCCCGGAAGTCCAAACCAGCGCCAATTACATATTAAAATTATTTCATGCACTTTTAAAATAA
- a CDS encoding ATP-grasp domain-containing protein → MKLLFIGARLFDDVALYTKKMGITTVLTESNPQAQNLDLADSYHLVPRGMEHPKKIAIKEDVDGVVPLIGIDDPLKEVALLKEELETDYGLPVVASPINTVSITGDKIKTKEFLLNNNINTPEHHLINSKEKNDLKEFPLVLKQAQGQGGRDIKIALSEEDVQRYLENYDNSLVERFLDGIEISVEILRWKNHSIPLVPVHKGKTTLDGIHPLKKLKKAPLNIDSADSGLEARHYNQTIRNIASDIAKLLGVEGTADLDLIFDKINKKTYVLEINARPSGTRYLTDSSSDINPLNELVDMATGSWKVKSVKKRIKEYAALELPVGDYHTDKNNYLFRKFRGDNDWIIHGPPNHQRITIRGKNEKDTLKTAAQLNLNLKKFRN, encoded by the coding sequence ATGAAACTACTATTTATAGGTGCGCGTCTATTTGATGATGTTGCCCTCTACACCAAAAAAATGGGGATTACCACTGTTCTTACAGAATCAAATCCTCAAGCACAAAATCTGGATTTAGCTGATTCATATCACCTTGTTCCCAGAGGAATGGAACACCCTAAAAAAATTGCCATTAAAGAAGATGTCGATGGTGTGGTGCCCCTAATAGGGATCGATGACCCCTTGAAGGAAGTGGCCCTGCTTAAAGAAGAACTGGAAACAGATTATGGTTTGCCAGTAGTAGCTTCTCCCATAAATACAGTTTCAATCACCGGAGACAAGATCAAAACCAAAGAATTTCTCCTTAACAATAATATAAACACTCCGGAACACCACTTAATCAATTCCAAAGAAAAAAATGATTTAAAAGAATTTCCATTGGTTCTTAAACAGGCCCAGGGGCAGGGAGGTAGAGATATTAAAATTGCATTATCTGAAGAAGATGTGCAGCGTTACCTGGAAAACTATGACAACTCCCTGGTTGAACGTTTTTTAGATGGAATTGAAATATCTGTAGAGATCTTAAGATGGAAAAACCATTCCATTCCCCTAGTCCCAGTTCATAAAGGTAAAACAACTCTTGATGGTATTCATCCCCTGAAAAAATTGAAAAAAGCCCCCCTAAATATAGATAGTGCAGATTCAGGTTTAGAAGCACGTCACTACAATCAAACAATCAGGAACATTGCCAGTGACATTGCTAAGCTTTTGGGTGTTGAGGGCACAGCAGATCTGGATCTTATCTTTGATAAAATAAACAAAAAGACTTATGTTTTGGAGATAAACGCCAGACCCAGTGGTACTCGTTATTTAACTGATTCATCATCCGATATAAATCCTTTAAATGAACTTGTTGATATGGCCACCGGATCATGGAAGGTTAAGAGTGTTAAAAAAAGGATAAAAGAATATGCTGCACTTGAATTACCTGTGGGCGATTATCACACTGATAAAAATAACTACCTTTTCCGAAAATTCCGCGGAGATAATGATTGGATCATTCACGGGCCACCAAACCATCAACGGATAACAATCCGAGGAAAAAATGAAAAAGATACTTTAAAAACAGCAGCCCAACTAAATTTAAACCTAAAAAAATTTAGGAATTAG
- a CDS encoding universal stress protein: MYKKILLPTDGSEYSKKAGEHAIWFAEEAISQIIVLNVIDTSYLNSIPQEDLGSTLEDHFKAEGNRAVNRFSEKLQNDQCDGKCKNVQFVTKIKKGQPVDEILKTIKEEGIDLVVMGASGKHGLKRLYPGSVTERVVRSAECPVLVIK; this comes from the coding sequence ATGTACAAAAAAATTTTATTACCTACTGATGGTTCAGAATATTCCAAAAAAGCTGGTGAACACGCAATATGGTTTGCGGAGGAGGCTATTTCTCAAATTATTGTTTTAAATGTCATTGACACATCTTACCTGAATTCTATACCTCAAGAAGATCTTGGATCAACTTTAGAGGATCACTTTAAGGCAGAGGGGAATAGGGCAGTTAATAGATTTTCTGAAAAATTACAGAATGATCAATGTGATGGCAAATGCAAAAACGTCCAGTTTGTCACCAAAATAAAAAAAGGTCAACCTGTTGATGAAATATTGAAAACCATTAAAGAAGAAGGCATTGATCTGGTGGTGATGGGTGCTTCTGGTAAACATGGATTAAAAAGATTATATCCAGGAAGTGTTACTGAAAGAGTGGTAAGATCTGCAGAATGCCCAGTTTTAGTGATTAAATAA
- a CDS encoding methyltransferase domain-containing protein has protein sequence MKLTSYQQNLLSDTHRLAAFYEAINQKSKGVVYDLGTGSGVFSFWAAPLARFVYAVEKNPHTAKLAQKNLSTCDNVSILVNNAKNINFSENADLIICEMMDTALIDEEQVPVLNSVRKYLKKDGDIIPCGVFNGVEAIHLESKHTIYQEGQIPQPELMSKLLIYDKIDFKKYIKEETEHQITIPINSNGTVSGIKITTFTLLTSNLICGPTPMLNPPLLIPTNNLNMEKGESINIDLKYSMGGGLDTIRASIETIP, from the coding sequence ATGAAACTTACATCCTATCAACAAAACTTGCTTTCGGATACCCATCGATTGGCAGCATTCTACGAAGCTATTAATCAAAAGTCGAAAGGTGTTGTATACGATTTAGGGACCGGTTCTGGAGTTTTTAGCTTCTGGGCTGCCCCTTTAGCTCGTTTTGTTTACGCGGTGGAAAAAAATCCTCATACCGCTAAATTAGCCCAAAAAAATCTTAGCACCTGTGATAACGTTTCCATACTGGTAAACAATGCTAAAAATATTAATTTTTCTGAAAACGCTGACCTTATAATTTGTGAAATGATGGATACTGCTCTCATCGATGAAGAGCAAGTTCCAGTCCTTAATTCTGTGCGAAAATATCTTAAAAAAGATGGGGATATTATTCCATGTGGGGTGTTTAACGGCGTGGAAGCAATTCATCTTGAAAGTAAACACACCATCTACCAAGAAGGGCAAATACCACAACCTGAATTGATGAGTAAACTCCTCATATACGATAAAATTGATTTTAAGAAATATATTAAAGAGGAAACTGAACACCAAATTACCATTCCCATCAACAGCAACGGCACAGTTTCGGGTATTAAGATTACGACATTCACTCTTCTAACATCCAACCTCATTTGTGGCCCGACACCCATGCTTAATCCACCTCTTCTCATTCCTACCAATAATTTAAATATGGAAAAAGGAGAATCCATTAATATAGACCTGAAATATTCCATGGGGGGTGGATTAGATACAATTAGAGCATCAATTGAAACAATTCCTTGA
- the cobQ gene encoding cobyric acid synthase CobQ, translating to MTPSKRTKCIMVQGTASNAGKSVVVAALCRIFSQRGYRVAPFKSQNMSLNSFTTSENREIAMAQVLQAEAAGVEPHHNMNPVLLKPKEDFISQVIVHGKPAGDMNFYHYQHNFRDKALKAIKDSLNALKEDYDIIVMEGAGSPAEINMLDVDLANMQIARLADADVILVADIDKGGVFASIAGTFQLLPPEDRKRIKGIIINKFRGNLDILMPGIRQIEKIVGVPVLGVLPYDHDLKLPEEDSASLSERKYNGNSKITVGVMRLPRISNFTDIDPLEYEDEIGVRLIQMDDEIGNVDALIIPGTRNSISDMVTLDKEGFTDKIQVLAKEIPVFGICGGYQMLGTKIIDKSLKESNIGSIDGMGILDVKTSFGEFEKTISQSKGTLIGNGIFKNRKKEILKGYELHEGYSRLGKSKPLLKVLKGCGNYPESGFDGAQDGLAAGTYFHGIFHNFNFRRSFTDYLREVNGLEPLGYSHDEFEELKKFSIQRLSDLVENNIDMRLLEDVLRCHI from the coding sequence ATGACACCTTCCAAGAGAACTAAATGTATCATGGTCCAGGGAACTGCTTCCAATGCAGGTAAAAGCGTGGTGGTAGCTGCACTGTGTCGTATTTTCTCCCAGAGAGGATATCGTGTTGCTCCCTTCAAATCTCAGAATATGTCTCTCAATTCATTCACCACCTCTGAAAACAGGGAGATAGCCATGGCTCAGGTTCTGCAGGCTGAAGCTGCTGGTGTGGAACCCCATCATAACATGAATCCTGTTCTTCTTAAACCCAAGGAAGACTTTATTTCCCAGGTTATAGTGCATGGAAAACCTGCAGGGGATATGAATTTTTATCATTATCAACATAACTTCAGGGATAAAGCTTTAAAAGCTATTAAAGACTCTTTAAATGCTTTGAAAGAGGATTATGATATTATTGTCATGGAAGGAGCAGGTTCGCCTGCTGAAATTAACATGTTAGATGTGGATCTGGCCAACATGCAGATTGCACGTCTGGCTGATGCTGATGTAATTCTAGTGGCAGACATTGACAAAGGTGGAGTTTTTGCATCAATTGCTGGAACGTTCCAACTTTTACCCCCTGAAGATCGAAAAAGGATTAAAGGCATCATCATCAATAAATTCCGAGGGAATCTGGATATTCTGATGCCAGGAATCCGTCAAATCGAAAAAATAGTAGGAGTTCCAGTTTTAGGAGTTTTACCCTATGATCATGACCTTAAACTCCCTGAAGAAGATTCAGCTTCACTATCTGAACGTAAATATAATGGTAACAGCAAAATCACAGTAGGTGTGATGCGATTACCACGCATTTCCAATTTCACAGATATTGACCCCCTTGAATATGAAGATGAAATAGGAGTAAGACTTATCCAGATGGATGATGAGATTGGAAACGTTGATGCACTAATTATTCCTGGAACACGCAACAGTATTAGTGACATGGTAACCCTTGATAAAGAAGGTTTTACTGACAAAATCCAAGTTCTTGCCAAAGAAATTCCTGTTTTCGGTATTTGTGGGGGTTATCAAATGCTGGGAACAAAGATAATAGATAAATCCCTCAAAGAATCCAATATAGGTAGTATCGATGGTATGGGAATTTTGGATGTGAAAACCAGCTTTGGCGAATTTGAAAAAACAATTAGCCAGAGCAAGGGAACTCTTATTGGTAATGGAATCTTTAAAAACAGGAAAAAAGAAATTTTAAAGGGTTACGAACTCCATGAAGGTTATTCTCGCCTGGGTAAGTCAAAACCTCTTCTTAAAGTTCTTAAAGGTTGTGGTAATTATCCTGAATCTGGTTTTGATGGTGCTCAGGACGGTTTAGCTGCAGGTACTTATTTCCATGGAATATTCCATAATTTTAATTTCCGCAGATCCTTCACAGATTATTTAAGGGAAGTTAATGGCCTTGAACCATTAGGATATTCACATGATGAATTTGAAGAACTAAAAAAATTCTCGATTCAGCGTTTATCTGATCTGGTGGAAAATAACATTGACATGCGGCTCCTGGAAGATGTACTACGTTGTCACATTTAA
- a CDS encoding Mur ligase family protein — MKEFNTAYLAVKSEGKLIGENIAINGIFNILKDAREGDVVVRHWIDEVGIKMASEKGASCVVTQDARGNSVELAKEVGLPLILTEKIELVNAFALKWAIDTFAHDTIRIVVTGTNGKSTTTHMIHKILLEAGFNAHTNTDSESEFNTLIDPMVAKQIAEFQGKLDALVLEVSEVQGWDDRNMVGHAHRMTRAIQPHIVVLTNVSLDHIGLVNSLEDASKEISGSLRGFDGKQVILNHDDPLIREMGQLVPNAEVLFYGSGTNVEFKEGGIYYQEQLIIPTKDFPFQSPHFIQNILAAVATGVALKIDFKTIKKAVKSYEALKRRFNILRHNPLIIDDFAHNPDGIRATIQSALELVSGNFYIVCAIRGSRGNSINQLNAQAIADSVKKINCNLTVTSSEDVVDDANWVMPPEKKIFIDVLQKEGINCTCYNTLTKALKKTLKRANDKDTILLIGAQGMDPAYNVLKDLKYI; from the coding sequence ATGAAAGAATTTAACACAGCTTATCTTGCAGTAAAATCTGAAGGGAAGCTGATTGGTGAAAACATAGCGATAAATGGGATATTCAATATTCTGAAGGATGCCAGAGAAGGTGATGTTGTAGTAAGGCACTGGATCGATGAGGTAGGCATTAAAATGGCCTCAGAAAAAGGTGCTTCATGTGTAGTGACCCAGGATGCCCGTGGAAACTCTGTTGAACTTGCCAAAGAAGTTGGTTTGCCCTTAATTTTAACTGAAAAAATTGAACTGGTAAATGCTTTCGCTCTCAAGTGGGCTATAGACACATTCGCCCATGATACAATTAGAATTGTGGTAACCGGTACCAACGGGAAATCAACAACTACCCACATGATACATAAAATCCTCCTTGAAGCCGGTTTCAATGCCCACACCAATACCGATTCAGAATCAGAATTCAACACTCTCATTGATCCCATGGTAGCCAAACAGATCGCTGAATTTCAGGGCAAGCTGGATGCCCTGGTTTTGGAGGTTTCAGAGGTTCAGGGATGGGATGATAGGAATATGGTGGGTCATGCTCATCGCATGACACGTGCCATCCAGCCCCATATAGTTGTTTTAACCAACGTGTCCCTGGATCATATTGGACTGGTTAATTCATTGGAAGATGCATCAAAAGAGATTTCAGGTTCATTGAGAGGATTTGATGGCAAACAAGTTATCCTGAATCATGATGACCCATTAATACGTGAAATGGGGCAGTTAGTTCCAAATGCTGAGGTATTGTTCTATGGGTCCGGAACCAATGTTGAATTTAAGGAAGGAGGAATTTATTACCAGGAACAATTAATCATTCCCACAAAAGATTTCCCTTTCCAAAGTCCTCATTTTATTCAAAACATTCTGGCAGCTGTAGCAACCGGAGTTGCATTGAAAATAGACTTCAAAACTATTAAAAAGGCTGTAAAATCATATGAAGCACTCAAACGCAGGTTCAACATTCTTAGACATAACCCCCTTATCATTGATGATTTTGCCCATAACCCTGATGGTATCAGAGCTACTATACAAAGTGCATTGGAGTTAGTTTCTGGGAATTTCTACATTGTTTGCGCCATTCGGGGTTCTAGAGGGAACTCCATCAACCAGTTAAATGCCCAGGCTATTGCTGATTCGGTTAAAAAGATTAATTGTAACTTAACAGTGACCAGCAGTGAAGATGTGGTGGATGATGCCAACTGGGTTATGCCACCAGAGAAAAAGATTTTTATAGATGTACTGCAAAAGGAAGGAATCAATTGCACATGTTATAACACACTGACCAAAGCCCTGAAAAAAACCTTAAAAAGAGCTAATGATAAAGATACTATACTTCTTATTGGTGCTCAGGGTATGGACCCTGCATATAATGTTTTAAAAGATTTAAAATATATATAA